A genome region from Panicum virgatum strain AP13 chromosome 4K, P.virgatum_v5, whole genome shotgun sequence includes the following:
- the LOC120702977 gene encoding potassium channel KOR1-like: MGRGLGSKRRVAEGDTEPEEEEEGSSEEYEVEVVRDHIASSRGSRLALFGSDLRLGRFRPRRRRRREGAAEGFFQDLVIHPDNRLYRLWTKFILVWAVYSSFFTPLEFAFFRGLPRNLFLLDIAGQIAFLIDIVVKFFVAYRDPDTYRIVYDPTAIALRYFKSSFIFDLLGCFPWDAIYKACGSKEEVRYLLWIRLTRALKVTEFFWQLEKDIRVNYLFTRIVKLIVVELYCTHTAACIFYYLATTLPESMEGYTWIGSLKLGDYSYANFREIDLAKRYITSLYFAIVTMSTVGYGDIHAINIREMIFVMIYVSFDMILGAYLIGNMTALIVKGSRTERFRDKMKEVIRYMNRNKLGKEIREQIKGHLRLQYESSYTEASVLQDIPISIRAKISQTLYKPYVESVPLFKGCSAEFIQQIVIRLQEEFFLPGEVILEQGSAVDQLYFVCYGALEGVGIGEDGQEETLLMLEPESSFGEISILCNIPQPYTVRVCELCQLLRLDKQSFTNILEIYFVDGRRILSNLSESEYGGRIKQLESDITFHIGKQEAELILRVNSAAFYGDLHQLKSLIRAGADPKNTDYDGRTPLHLAASRGYEDVVQFLLGEGVDINLTDQFGNTPLLEAVKQGHERVAALLFAKGAKLSLKNAGSHLCTAVAKGDSDFIRRALAFGADPNCGDYDHRTPLHIAAAEGLYLIAQMLVEAGASVFATDRWGTTPLDEARKCGGRTLLALLEQARAEELSKFPERGEEVRDKMHPRRCSVFPYHPWRAPAGAGAERRKEGVVLWIPHTIEGLVASAQEKLGVPGPGARLRLLCEDGARVLDVDMVNDGQKLYLVGGDDDDDQEDGE, from the exons ATGGGGAGAGGGCTGGGGTCGAAGCGGAGGGTGGCGGAGGGCGACACGgaaccggaggaggaggaggaggggtccTCGGAGGAGtacgaggtggaggtggtgcgCGACCACATCGCCTCCTCCCGCGGCAGCCGCCTCGCGCTCTTCGGCTCCGACCTCCGCCTCGGCCGCTTCCGCCCGCGCCGACGCAGGCGCCGCGAGGGCGCCGCCGAGGGCTTCTTCCAGGACCTCGTCATCCACCCCGACAACAG GTTGTATCGGTTATGGACCAAGTTCATACTAGTTTGGGCAGTGTACAGCTCCTTCTTCACACCCCTGGAATTTGCCTTCTTCAGAGGGCTCCCAAGAAACCTCTTCTTACTGGATATAGCTGGACAAATTGCATTCCTTATCGACATTGTTGTCAAATTTTTTGTGGCGTACCGTGACCCAGATACATATCGGATCGTCTATGATCCCACAGCAATTGCCCTCCGGTATTTCAAGTCAAGCTTCATATTTGATCTTCTTGGTTGTTTCCCATGGGATGCCATCTACAAG GCTTGTGGAAGTAAAGAAGAAGTAAGATACCTGCTGTGGATTCGCTTGACACGGGCTCTGAAGGTTACAGAGTTCTTCTGGCAATTGGAAAAGGACATACGTGTCAACTACCTTTTCACAAGGATAGTAAAGCTTATAGTTGTGGAACTCTACTGTACACACACAGCAGCCTGTATCTTCTATTATCTGGCTACAACACTTCCTGAATCAATGGAAGGGTATACATGGATTGGGAGTTTGAAGTTAGGGGACTACAGCTATGCCAATTTCAGGGAGATCGATCTCGCCAAGCGCTATATAACATCGTTATACTTTGCCATTGTCACTATGTCAACTGTGG GTTATGGTGACATACATGCTATTAATATCAGAGAAATGATATTCGTCATGATCTATGTTTCCTTTGATATGATTCTAGGGGCTTACCTCATCGGTAACATGACTGCACTCATAGTGAAAGGCTCGAGGACTGAGCGGTTTAGGGACAAGATGAAAGAAGTGATCAGATATATGAACAGAAATAAACTTGGAAAGGAAATAAGAGAACAGATCAAAGGACACTTGAGGTTGCAGTATGAGAGCAGCTACACTGAAGCTTCCGTCCTTCAGGATATCCCCATTTCTATTCGTGCAAAG AtttctcaaacactatataagCCATATGTCGAAAGCGTACCACTGTTCAAGGGATGTTCAGCAGAGTTCATTCAGCAGATA GTGATCAGGTTGCAAGAGGAGTTCTTCTTACCAGGAGAAGTCATTTTGGAGCAAGGAAGCGCGGTTGATCAGTTATACTTTGTCTGCTACGGTGCACTG GAAGGTGTTGGCATTGGTGAAGACGGCCAAGAGGAGACTCTGCTGATGCTGGAGCCAGAGAGCTCCTTCGGCGAGATTTCTATCCTCTGCAACATCCCGCAGCCCTACACTGTCCGCGTCTGTGAGCTCTGCCAGCTGCTGCGTCTCGACAAGCAGTCCTTTACCAACATCCTGGAGATCTACTTCGTCGACGGGAGGAGGATCCTGAGCAACCTCTCCGAG AGCGAGTATGGCGGGCGGATCAAGCAGCTGGAGTCGGACATCACGTTCCACATCGGGAAGCAGGAGGCGGAGCTCATTCTGCGGGTCAACAGCGCCGCCTTCTACGGTGACCTGCACCAGCTGAAAAGCCTGATCCGGGCTGGGGCCGATCCCAAGAACACCGACTACGACGGGCGGACTCCTCTG CACCTCGCGGCTTCCAGAGGGTACGAGGACGTCGTGCAATTCCTCCTCGGCGAAGGTGTCGACATCAACCTTACCG ATCAATTCGGGAACACGCCGCTGCTGGAGGCGGTGAAGCAGGGGCACGAaagggtggcggcgctgctctTCGCCAAGGGTGCCAAGCTGAGCCTCAAGAACGCCGGCAGCCACCTGTGCACGGCGGTCGCCAAGGGTGACTCGGACTTCATCCGGCGCGCCCTGGCCTTCGGCGCCGACCCCAACTGTGGGGACTACGACCACCGCACCCCGCtccacatcgccgccgccgagggcctCTACCTCATCGCCCAGATGCTCGTCGAGGCTGGCGCCAGCGTGTTCGCCACTGACAG ATGGGGCACCACGCCGCTCGACGAAGCGCGCAAGTGCGGCGGCCGGacgctgctggcgctgctggAGCAGGCACGGGCCGAGGAGCTGTCCAAGTTCCccgagcgcggcgaggaggtcAGGGACAAGATGCACCCGCGGCGGTGCTCGGTGTTCCCGTACCACCcgtggcgggcgccggcgggtgCCGGCGCGGAGCGGCGGAAGGAGGGGGTGGTCCTGTGGATCCCGCACACCATCGAGGGCCTGGTCGCGTCGGCGCAGGAGAAGCTCGGCGTGCCCGGCCCGGGCGCGCGGCTGCGGCTGCTCTGCGAGGACGGGGCGAGGGTGCTCGACGTCGACATGGTCAATGACGGCCAGAAGCTCTACCTGGTcggaggcgacgacgacgacgatcagGAAGATGGCGAGTAG
- the LOC120702978 gene encoding pentatricopeptide repeat-containing protein At3g61520, mitochondrial-like: protein MSSTSRLVAPAFNKILSLRRLSSSSSSSPFDHSAPSAVAVLSSLLLQERAPSSDALSLMRAQPRLADELYALIAVSGKSDGPLTAGSLAILHSLAACHRIPPSSASLLSQLLARFASPADAASFLRDSLAAGAPAPDVSAFNSLLTALGRAGDLRGMTELFVSMRGASVQPNVVTYGILLNGLCKAGRVGEALKVLDGMCRPGSDVRPDIVILNTVVDGLCKNGRLQEAIMFVDERMRRVHGCAPNTVTYNCLADAFCRAGDVGMACEMVGRMEKEGVPPNTVTMNTIVGGLCRVGRVGAALEFFRVKRTAWPEARGNARTYSTLVSAFLHCNNVGMAMELFHEMADQGHPPDAVMYFTMISGLTQARRMEDACTMAASMKKAGFKLDAKAYNILIGGFSRKKRLHEAYELLAEMKGAGLQPDVYTYNTLLSCFCKAGDFSAVDELLGKMIDDGCQPSVHTFGTLVHGYCKAGKLDEALRIFRSMDESTVQPNTIIYSTLIYFLCKSRDVDLAIKLFDEMRENSVPANITTYNALLKGLQDKNMPEKAFELMDQMRDVRCTPDYVTLDILMEWLPGIGETGRLKPFMQQWDQKDNHVKARGA from the coding sequence atgTCATCTACCAGCCGGCTCGTTGCGCCGGCCTTCAACAAGATCCTATCCCTCCGCCGGCtatcctcgtcctcgtcctcatccCCGTTCGACCATTCCGCCCcgagcgccgtcgccgtcctctcGAGCCTCCTCCTCCAGGAGCGCGCCCCCTCCTCTGACGCGCTCTCCCTCATGCGCGCGCAGCCCCGCCTGGCCGACGAGCTATACGCCCTCATCGCCGTGTCTGGGAAGTCCGACGGCCCCCTCACCGCCGGCTCCCTCGCCATCCTCCATTCCCTCGCGGCCTGCCACCGTATCCCTCCTTCCTCCGCGTCGCTCCTCTCCCAGCTCCTCGCGCGCTTCGCCTCCCCAGCCGACGCCGCGAGCTTCCTCCGCGActctctcgccgccggcgcgccggcgccggacgtCTCCGCCTTTAACTCGCTCCTCACCGCGCTAGGCCGCGCCGGCGACCTGCGCGGGATGACCGAGCTGTTCGTCTCCATGCGGGGCGCGTCCGTCCAGCCCAACGTCGTCACTTATGGGATTCTTCTCAACGGTCTCTGCAAGGCAGGCCGCGTTGGGGAGGCGCTGAAGGTGCTCGACGGAATGTGCAGGCCAGGCTCGGACGTCCGCCCGGATATTGTCATTTTGAACACTGTAGTGGATGGTCTGTGCAAGAATGGGAGGCTTCAGGAGGCCATTATGTTCGTCGATGAGCGGATGAGGCGCGTGCATGGGTGTGCGCCCAACACGGTTACATATAACTGCTTGGCTGATGCGTTTTGCCGGGCGGGGGATGTTGGCATGGCTTGCGAAATGGTGGGGAGGATGGAGAAAGAGGGTGTGCCACCGAACACTGTCACAATGAACACAATTGTTGGTGGTTTATGCCGAGTTGGGAGGGTTGGAGCCGCTCTGGAGTTCTTCCGCGTGAAGAGAACAGCTTGGCCAGAGGCCAGGGGCAATGCTAGGACCTATAGCACTTTGGTTAGTGCTTTTCTCCACTGCAACAATGTGGGAATGGCCATGGAGTTATTCCATGAGATGGCGGATCAAGGACACCCACCAGATGCAGTAATGTACTTCACCATGATATCTGGATTGACACAAGCAAGACGGATGGAGGATGCTTGCACCATGGCAGCATCAATGAAGAAGGCAGGCTTTAAGCTGGATGCAAAGGCCTATAACATCTTGATTGGTGGATTTTCCCGGAAAAAAAGGTTGCATGAGGCCTACGAGTTGCTTGCAGAGATGAAAGGAGCTGGTCTTCAGCCAGACGTGTATACCTACAATACCTTGTTGTCTTGTTTCTGCAAAGCAGGAGATTTCTCGGCGGTGGATGAATTACTGGGGAAGATGATTGATGATGGCTGTCAGCCTTCTGTGCACACTTTTGGTACACTTGTACATGGATATTGCAAAGCTGGTAAACTTGATGAGGCGTTAAGAATTTTCAGGTCCATGGATGAGTCCACGGTTCAGCCCAACACCATAATATACAGTACTCTCATTTACTTTCTCTGCAAGAGCAGAGATGTTGATTTAGCTATTAAGTTGTTTGATGAGATGAGGGAAAACAGTGTGCCAGCAAACATAACAACCTACAACGCATTGTTGAAGGGTCTTCAAGATAAGAATATGCCAGAAAAGGCTTTTGAACTTATGGACCAGATGAGAGACGTGAGGTGCACTCCTGATTATGTGACTCTGGATATTCTCATGGAATGGCTCCCTGGAATTGGTGAAACAGGGAGATTAAAGCCTTTTATGCAGCAGTGGGATCAAAAGGATAACCATGTGAAAGCACGGGGAGCTTAG